A window from Treponema sp. J25 encodes these proteins:
- the leuB gene encoding 3-isopropylmalate dehydrogenase yields MTYSIALVPGDGIGPDVVHQAVEVLDAVGDRFGHTFNYVELLAGGCAIDATGEPLPADTLEAAKSCDAVLLGAVGGPKWETLPGHLRPERALLGLRAGLGVYANLRPARLLPQLKEACPIKEDVLTASHPEGKATFDLLIVRELTGGLYFGERGRSSDGESAFDTETYSKTEIERVLRAGYRAAAVRRKKLCVVDKANVLESSRLWREVAARVAPEYPDIETTYMYVDNCAMQLVRAPGQFDVIVTSNLFGDILSDEASVLTGSIGMLPSASLGDPDTSNVKNGKPVTMGLYEPIHGSAPDIAGQDVANPLATILSAALLLRYSFGLEKEAQAIEKAVELTLDRGYRTKDIASKGAGLTKEKIVGTVAMGKAVLEALEAVSV; encoded by the coding sequence ATGACCTATTCAATAGCCCTGGTACCGGGGGATGGCATTGGACCGGATGTAGTCCACCAGGCGGTGGAAGTCCTTGATGCGGTGGGAGACCGCTTTGGACACACCTTTAATTATGTAGAACTTTTAGCGGGCGGTTGTGCCATCGATGCCACGGGAGAGCCCTTACCGGCGGACACCCTGGAAGCGGCTAAATCCTGCGATGCGGTGCTTTTGGGGGCGGTTGGTGGCCCCAAATGGGAAACCCTGCCGGGACATCTCCGGCCTGAACGGGCCCTCTTGGGCCTACGGGCGGGGCTGGGGGTGTACGCCAACCTCAGGCCTGCCCGGCTTTTGCCTCAGCTCAAAGAGGCCTGCCCGATAAAGGAAGATGTTCTTACCGCAAGTCATCCCGAAGGAAAGGCCACCTTTGACCTCTTGATTGTGCGGGAACTGACGGGGGGCCTCTACTTTGGCGAGCGGGGGCGCAGCAGCGATGGCGAATCTGCCTTTGATACGGAAACCTATTCCAAAACAGAGATTGAACGGGTGCTGCGGGCGGGCTATCGGGCCGCGGCGGTACGGCGGAAGAAGCTCTGTGTGGTGGATAAGGCGAACGTCCTTGAATCGAGCCGGCTCTGGCGGGAAGTGGCCGCCAGAGTAGCCCCCGAGTATCCCGATATCGAAACCACCTACATGTATGTGGATAACTGTGCCATGCAGCTTGTTCGGGCGCCGGGGCAATTCGATGTGATTGTGACGAGCAATCTCTTTGGGGACATCCTTTCCGATGAGGCCAGCGTCCTTACCGGTTCTATCGGCATGCTTCCCTCCGCAAGCCTGGGAGACCCCGATACAAGTAACGTGAAAAATGGAAAACCCGTAACCATGGGACTCTACGAACCCATCCATGGTTCGGCGCCGGATATTGCCGGTCAGGATGTGGCCAATCCCCTTGCCACCATTTTATCGGCGGCGCTCCTCTTACGTTATTCCTTTGGGCTTGAGAAAGAGGCCCAGGCTATCGAAAAGGCGGTGGAGCTTACCCTGGATAGGGGATATCGAACGAAGGACATTGCCTCCAAAGGGGCAGGTTTAACAAAGGAGAAGATTGTGGGAACCGTTGCCATGGGCAAGGCGGTGCTGGAAGCCCTGGAAGCGGTTTCTGTGTAA
- the cimA gene encoding citramalate synthase, translating into MSKQDLQRTVEIFDTTLRDGAQGEGIAFSVQDKLAVTQALDELGVTWIEAGNPGSNPKDMEFFRIARSLSLQNARLCAFGATRKKGVTPQEDPNVRSLLQAETDAVVLFGKSWDLHVTEVLRVSLEENLAMIRETIDFFKQQGKILIYDAEHYFDGWQANPEYALLTLKTALEAGADRLVLCDTNGGSFPDRIQEGVRQVINLIEEVGGPAYKEFCAGPGKGLAATEAAGYLVGIHCHDDAGMATANSVMAVMSGARHVQGTLVGFGERCGNAALAAIIPSLEIKLGYRCLPEGKLPRISELTRRVAEIANVAVPESMPYVGSRAFAHKAGMHADGILKVRRSFEHVDPALVGNDRRFLMSEVGGRSAIAERAKRIDPSITKEHPVTAAVAARLKALEAEGWQFEGADASFELLVRRELGKYKPLFSIEKYRVVSEHPSADATTCANAWVKVQVDGTIEIAAAEGDGPVNALDGALRRALARFYPELGRVRLSDYKVRVIDGKDATAAKVRVLIESTDGQETWTTVGVSADIIEASRSALVDAIEYKLIHDIERRFKAYL; encoded by the coding sequence GTGTCTAAACAGGACCTTCAACGGACAGTAGAAATATTTGATACCACCCTCCGGGATGGGGCCCAGGGTGAGGGTATTGCCTTTTCGGTACAGGATAAACTTGCCGTTACGCAGGCCCTGGATGAACTGGGGGTTACCTGGATTGAAGCAGGGAATCCGGGGAGTAATCCCAAGGATATGGAGTTCTTTCGGATTGCCCGGAGCCTTTCGCTCCAGAACGCCCGGCTTTGTGCCTTTGGGGCTACCCGTAAAAAAGGCGTGACCCCCCAGGAAGACCCCAATGTACGGAGCCTTTTGCAGGCAGAAACGGATGCGGTGGTGCTGTTTGGGAAGAGCTGGGACCTCCATGTCACCGAGGTGCTCCGGGTAAGCCTAGAAGAAAACCTGGCCATGATCCGGGAGACCATCGATTTTTTTAAACAGCAGGGCAAGATCCTGATTTACGATGCGGAACACTATTTCGATGGCTGGCAGGCTAATCCTGAGTATGCCCTTCTTACTCTTAAAACAGCCCTGGAAGCCGGGGCGGATCGGCTGGTGCTCTGTGATACCAACGGCGGGAGTTTCCCCGATCGGATTCAGGAAGGGGTACGCCAGGTTATCAATCTGATTGAGGAAGTAGGGGGCCCGGCCTACAAAGAATTCTGTGCCGGTCCTGGCAAGGGACTCGCCGCAACAGAAGCGGCGGGGTACCTCGTGGGTATCCACTGCCATGACGATGCGGGAATGGCCACGGCTAATTCGGTGATGGCGGTAATGTCTGGGGCCCGCCACGTCCAGGGGACCCTGGTGGGCTTTGGGGAGCGCTGTGGCAATGCGGCCCTGGCGGCAATTATCCCCAGCCTAGAGATAAAACTTGGCTACCGGTGCCTCCCGGAGGGAAAACTCCCCCGAATTTCGGAGCTTACCCGCCGGGTAGCGGAGATTGCCAACGTGGCGGTCCCCGAAAGCATGCCCTATGTGGGGAGCCGGGCCTTTGCCCATAAGGCGGGGATGCATGCCGATGGGATCCTCAAGGTGCGCCGTTCCTTTGAACATGTGGATCCTGCCCTGGTAGGGAACGACCGGCGCTTCCTGATGAGCGAGGTAGGGGGCCGTTCAGCCATTGCCGAGCGGGCCAAACGGATCGATCCCAGCATCACCAAGGAACATCCGGTGACGGCGGCGGTGGCCGCCCGGCTTAAGGCCCTGGAAGCAGAGGGCTGGCAGTTTGAAGGGGCCGACGCAAGCTTTGAGCTGTTGGTGCGCCGGGAACTGGGAAAGTATAAGCCCCTCTTTTCTATAGAGAAATATCGGGTGGTAAGCGAACATCCCAGCGCGGATGCAACCACCTGCGCCAACGCCTGGGTAAAAGTCCAGGTTGATGGAACCATCGAAATCGCTGCCGCCGAGGGGGATGGTCCCGTGAATGCCCTGGACGGAGCCCTCCGGCGAGCCCTGGCCCGGTTCTACCCTGAACTGGGGCGGGTGCGGCTATCAGATTATAAGGTTCGGGTTATCGATGGCAAGGACGCCACTGCCGCCAAGGTGCGGGTCCTTATCGAGTCTACCGATGGCCAGGAAACCTGGACGACCGTTGGGGTCTCGGCGGACATTATCGAAGCAAGCCGCAGTGCCCTGGTGGATGCTATCGAATATAAGCTCATCCATGATATTGAGCGTCGCTTTAAGGCGTATTTGTAA
- a CDS encoding 2-isopropylmalate synthase, with the protein MARTIQIFDTTLRDGEQAPGCSMNLQEKVEVARQLEKLGVDVMEAGFPAASPGDLAAVKAVAGVVKNSVVAGLCRALDKDIDAGWEALAKAAAPRIHTFIATSPIHMEYKLKMSPDQVLERAVAAVRYAKRYCSDVEFSAEDASRSDPDFLCKVFAAVIDAGATVVNIPDTVGYAIPEEFGRLVQYVKEHTPNIDRVKVSVHCHNDLGLAVANSLAALVHGADQVECTINGLGERAGNASLEEIVMALRTRKDLFDLTCRVDTTQIYATSRLVSQVTGVRVQPNKAIVGENAFAHEAGIHQHGVLANRATYEIMTPESIGIPRNRMVLGKHSGRHAFEERIKDLGFTLEPQAIEEAFQQFKILADKKKVVSDRDIEALIAGTTATVPETYRLDRWVVNSGSTMSATSTIRLAHKDGTIHEYAAVGDGPIDAAFKAIDHIIGKEPDLEAFELGAVTGGEDAQGEATVKIAYEGRRWNGRGISTDIIEAAIKAYIAAINAMEWELAAVANGNGTKREVSQGV; encoded by the coding sequence ATGGCCCGTACCATACAGATTTTTGACACAACCCTCCGGGATGGTGAACAGGCCCCCGGATGTAGTATGAATCTTCAGGAGAAGGTAGAAGTCGCCCGGCAACTCGAAAAGCTGGGGGTGGATGTGATGGAAGCAGGTTTCCCCGCGGCAAGTCCGGGTGACCTCGCGGCGGTGAAGGCCGTGGCTGGGGTAGTAAAAAACAGTGTTGTGGCCGGTTTATGCCGGGCCCTGGACAAGGATATTGATGCGGGATGGGAAGCCCTTGCAAAGGCCGCAGCTCCCCGGATTCATACGTTTATTGCCACTTCTCCGATTCATATGGAGTACAAACTTAAGATGTCCCCCGATCAGGTACTGGAACGGGCCGTAGCGGCGGTGCGATACGCAAAGCGGTATTGTTCGGATGTGGAATTTTCTGCCGAAGATGCCTCCCGGAGTGATCCAGACTTCTTGTGTAAGGTCTTTGCGGCGGTCATCGATGCGGGAGCCACGGTGGTGAATATCCCTGATACGGTGGGCTACGCCATTCCCGAAGAATTTGGCCGCCTGGTTCAATATGTAAAAGAACACACCCCCAATATCGATCGGGTAAAAGTCTCGGTCCATTGCCATAATGACCTCGGCCTTGCAGTGGCCAATAGCCTTGCTGCCCTGGTCCATGGGGCTGACCAGGTAGAGTGTACCATAAACGGCCTGGGCGAACGGGCAGGGAATGCCTCCCTGGAAGAAATCGTCATGGCCCTGCGGACCCGGAAAGATCTGTTTGATCTTACCTGTCGGGTAGATACCACTCAAATTTATGCCACCAGTCGCCTCGTATCCCAGGTAACCGGCGTCCGGGTTCAGCCGAATAAGGCCATTGTTGGGGAGAACGCCTTTGCCCATGAGGCGGGTATTCATCAACATGGGGTACTTGCCAATCGGGCTACCTACGAGATCATGACCCCCGAATCGATTGGTATTCCCCGGAACCGTATGGTGTTGGGTAAACATTCAGGGCGCCATGCCTTTGAGGAGCGCATAAAAGACCTGGGCTTTACCCTGGAACCCCAGGCCATAGAAGAGGCCTTCCAGCAGTTCAAAATACTGGCGGACAAGAAAAAGGTCGTCAGTGACCGGGATATAGAAGCCCTTATTGCGGGAACCACCGCCACGGTGCCGGAAACCTATCGGCTCGATCGGTGGGTGGTGAATTCCGGTTCTACCATGAGTGCCACCAGTACCATCCGGCTTGCCCATAAGGATGGAACCATCCATGAGTATGCCGCCGTAGGGGATGGACCCATCGATGCGGCCTTTAAGGCCATCGATCATATCATTGGGAAAGAACCGGATCTGGAGGCCTTTGAACTGGGGGCAGTCACCGGTGGAGAGGATGCCCAGGGAGAGGCCACGGTGAAGATCGCCTACGAGGGGCGGCGCTGGAACGGTCGGGGAATTTCGACGGACATCATCGAGGCGGCGATTAAGGCCTACATTGCGGCTATCAATGCCATGGAATGGGAACTCGCGGCAGTGGCCAACGGGAATGGAACAAAACGGGAGGTAAGCCAGGGTGTCTAA
- the ilvC gene encoding ketol-acid reductoisomerase, producing the protein MAVLYYEKDCDLGALKGKVAAVIGYGSQGHAHALNAKDSGLNVIVGLYEGSKSWSRAEQAGFKVYTAREAAEKADFIMILINDEKQAKLYQESIAPALKPGKTLAFAHGFNIHFGQIVPPKDVNVVMIAPKGPGHTVREQYVAGAGVPCLVAVHQDATGDAKRIALAWAAAIGGARAGVLETTFKEETETDLFGEQAVLCGGVSALMKAGFEVLVEAGYQPESAYFECMHEMKLIIDLVNRGGLSFMRYSISDTAEYGDYVTGPKIITEETKNTMRQVLKDIQNGTFAKNWILENQTNRPFFNKMREIEARHPIEKVGKELRSMMSWLPKSEV; encoded by the coding sequence ATGGCAGTATTGTACTATGAAAAGGATTGCGACCTAGGTGCCCTAAAGGGCAAGGTGGCGGCGGTGATTGGGTATGGATCTCAGGGACATGCCCATGCCCTTAATGCAAAAGACTCGGGACTTAACGTGATTGTGGGCCTGTACGAAGGTTCAAAATCCTGGAGCCGGGCCGAGCAGGCGGGATTCAAGGTGTATACCGCCCGGGAAGCGGCCGAAAAGGCGGACTTCATCATGATCCTTATTAATGATGAAAAACAGGCCAAACTGTACCAGGAATCCATCGCCCCGGCTCTGAAGCCTGGAAAAACCCTGGCCTTTGCCCACGGTTTTAACATCCACTTTGGCCAGATTGTCCCACCCAAGGATGTGAATGTGGTGATGATTGCCCCGAAGGGGCCGGGTCATACGGTTCGGGAACAGTACGTGGCTGGCGCCGGGGTGCCCTGCCTTGTGGCGGTGCACCAGGATGCCACCGGCGATGCCAAGCGGATTGCCCTGGCATGGGCCGCGGCCATTGGAGGCGCCCGGGCAGGGGTTCTGGAAACCACCTTTAAAGAAGAAACAGAAACGGACCTCTTTGGGGAACAGGCGGTTCTCTGTGGAGGTGTTTCGGCCCTCATGAAGGCGGGGTTTGAGGTCCTCGTGGAGGCAGGGTATCAACCGGAAAGTGCCTACTTTGAGTGTATGCATGAGATGAAGCTCATCATCGACCTGGTGAATCGGGGTGGGCTTTCGTTCATGCGCTACTCCATCTCGGACACCGCCGAATACGGGGACTATGTCACCGGTCCCAAGATTATCACCGAAGAAACAAAGAACACCATGCGGCAGGTTCTGAAGGATATCCAGAATGGAACCTTTGCCAAGAATTGGATCCTGGAAAACCAGACCAATCGACCCTTCTTTAACAAAATGCGGGAAATCGAAGCCCGCCACCCCATCGAAAAGGTGGGTAAGGAGCTCCGCTCTATGATGAGCTGGCTCCCCAAATCAGAAGTATAG
- the ilvN gene encoding acetolactate synthase small subunit → MKRHVVSALVENRSGTLSRVAGLFSRRGFNIDGLTVGETDDPSVSRMTIAVSGDEQILDQIVKQLSKLVDVISVRELAPESCIRRELMLVKVKADEHTRPAVIEIATIFRARIIDVSPSTITLEVTGDSDKLEGLLLLVRPYGILELARTGLVALERGNLVLSISI, encoded by the coding sequence ATGAAACGGCACGTGGTGTCGGCCCTGGTGGAAAACCGCTCAGGTACCCTGAGTCGAGTGGCAGGGCTCTTTAGCCGTCGTGGTTTTAATATCGACGGCCTCACGGTGGGCGAAACCGATGATCCATCGGTGTCTCGCATGACCATCGCGGTGAGCGGGGACGAACAGATCCTCGATCAGATCGTGAAACAGCTGAGTAAGCTGGTGGATGTGATTTCCGTTCGGGAACTGGCGCCAGAGTCCTGTATCCGACGGGAACTGATGTTAGTAAAAGTTAAGGCCGATGAACACACCCGGCCGGCGGTTATCGAAATCGCCACTATTTTTAGAGCTCGAATTATAGATGTATCTCCCTCCACAATTACCCTCGAGGTAACCGGCGATTCTGACAAGCTGGAAGGCCTCCTTCTCCTCGTACGCCCCTACGGCATTCTAGAACTAGCCCGCACCGGTCTAGTAGCCCTGGAGCGTGGAAACCTAGTACTAAGCATTAGCATTTAA
- the aroF gene encoding 3-deoxy-7-phosphoheptulonate synthase → MVVVLSKTCSSRDRERIRSFLSERGFSVREQVFGDDDIIGATGKGQVDLRELSLLPGVERVAQTSKPYELASRETHPEDTIVTVGPVTIGGSRITVIAGPCAVESREQILETAALVRESGAVMLRGGAYKPRTSPYAFQGLGMKGLEYMREAGDVYGMPIVTEVVSPELAVQMQDLVDMFQIGARNMQNFELLKKVGSLGKPVLLKRGPSATIEEWLLSAEYLLASGTKDVILCERGIRTFETYTRNTLDISAIPVVRKLSHLPIIVDPSHAVGIRAKVSPVALAAIAAGANGLTIEVHPRPEEALSDGPQSLYPEQFEKLMRDIEALAPVVGKELLRTPLPAPLLSRRWGKGFTAAGEKGTPQEASSRAEPREEKVGPASFGAGEKESALPVVAFSGESGAFAEQAIFRAFGEDVPRLPVSSFQAVFNAVLDGSARYGMVPVENSLAGSVHENYDLFLRYPDITMVGEIKLRIVHCLIAHPDARLETIRIVRSHPQGFAQCRDFLEQHPEWTLEPCNDTGTSVASLAREQRIDVAAIAGEAAAHIYGLKILKEGIETNPLNYTRFMIIGKRGAWSETAVPSLAEIAALIPPSLGSGLPNKASLVFSTPNEPGSLFQCLKVLSERGINMTKLESRPIPGKPWRYLFYVDVSIPQEEGIFDAAMEDLKTKTEDFRFLGAYRASL, encoded by the coding sequence ATGGTGGTGGTACTCTCAAAAACCTGCTCTTCCCGGGATCGGGAGCGGATTCGCTCCTTCTTAAGTGAACGGGGTTTTTCTGTGCGGGAACAGGTTTTTGGGGATGATGATATTATCGGGGCCACGGGAAAAGGTCAGGTGGACCTCCGGGAACTTTCCCTGCTGCCGGGAGTAGAACGGGTGGCCCAGACCTCAAAGCCCTATGAACTGGCCTCCCGGGAAACCCATCCGGAAGATACGATTGTGACAGTGGGGCCCGTAACCATTGGGGGAAGCCGGATTACGGTGATCGCCGGTCCCTGCGCGGTGGAAAGTCGGGAGCAGATCCTGGAAACCGCCGCCCTGGTCCGCGAGTCGGGGGCGGTGATGCTCCGGGGTGGGGCCTACAAACCCCGGACAAGTCCCTACGCCTTTCAAGGTTTGGGAATGAAGGGCCTGGAATACATGCGGGAGGCCGGGGATGTGTACGGTATGCCCATCGTTACCGAGGTGGTGTCTCCCGAATTAGCGGTCCAAATGCAGGATCTGGTGGATATGTTCCAGATTGGGGCCCGGAACATGCAGAACTTTGAACTCCTTAAAAAAGTAGGATCCCTCGGAAAGCCGGTGCTCTTGAAGCGAGGCCCTTCGGCTACGATAGAAGAATGGCTCCTTTCGGCGGAGTATCTCCTTGCCTCAGGTACAAAGGATGTGATTCTCTGTGAGCGGGGTATCCGCACCTTTGAAACCTATACACGGAATACCCTGGATATTTCGGCTATCCCGGTGGTACGTAAATTATCGCACCTTCCCATTATTGTAGATCCCAGCCACGCCGTGGGAATCCGAGCCAAGGTAAGCCCCGTGGCCTTAGCGGCCATTGCGGCGGGGGCCAATGGTCTTACCATTGAGGTGCATCCCCGGCCCGAAGAGGCCCTCTCGGATGGACCCCAATCCCTTTATCCTGAACAGTTTGAAAAACTGATGCGGGATATCGAGGCCCTGGCGCCGGTGGTAGGGAAGGAGTTGCTCCGTACCCCCCTGCCGGCACCTCTATTGTCCCGGCGATGGGGTAAGGGATTTACTGCGGCAGGAGAGAAGGGGACTCCCCAAGAAGCCTCCTCGCGGGCGGAACCGCGGGAAGAAAAAGTTGGTCCCGCTTCCTTTGGGGCGGGAGAAAAGGAATCGGCCCTGCCGGTGGTGGCCTTTTCAGGGGAGAGTGGGGCCTTTGCGGAACAGGCTATTTTCCGCGCCTTTGGCGAAGATGTGCCCCGTCTGCCAGTGTCGTCCTTTCAGGCGGTGTTTAATGCGGTGCTGGATGGCTCAGCCCGCTATGGCATGGTGCCCGTAGAAAACAGCCTTGCCGGTTCGGTCCACGAAAACTACGACCTTTTTTTACGGTACCCTGATATCACCATGGTGGGGGAAATAAAGCTCCGGATTGTTCACTGTCTTATTGCTCATCCGGATGCCCGACTTGAAACGATTCGGATTGTTCGAAGCCATCCCCAGGGCTTTGCCCAGTGTCGGGATTTTCTGGAGCAACATCCTGAATGGACCCTGGAGCCCTGTAACGATACGGGAACTTCTGTGGCATCCCTGGCTCGGGAACAGCGGATCGATGTGGCGGCCATCGCGGGAGAGGCTGCAGCCCACATCTATGGGCTTAAAATCTTAAAAGAAGGGATAGAAACTAATCCCTTAAATTACACCCGGTTTATGATTATCGGTAAGAGGGGCGCCTGGAGCGAGACGGCGGTTCCTTCCCTGGCAGAGATAGCGGCCCTTATTCCTCCGAGCCTGGGTTCGGGATTGCCCAACAAGGCCTCATTAGTGTTTTCCACACCAAACGAACCGGGCTCCCTGTTCCAGTGCCTTAAGGTACTCAGTGAACGGGGAATCAATATGACAAAGCTAGAGTCCCGGCCTATTCCCGGGAAACCCTGGCGATATCTGTTTTATGTGGATGTCTCTATTCCGCAGGAAGAGGGGATCTTCGATGCGGCCATGGAAGACTTAAAGACGAAGACCGAGGACTTCCGGTTCCTCGGAGCATACCGGGCCTCTTTGTAG
- a CDS encoding PTS mannitol transporter subunit IICB — protein sequence MSDFVQGATQTGARMHIQRTGRFLSGMVMPNIGAFITWGLITALFIPTGWIPNESFAKLVGPMITYLLPLLIGYTGGKMVYDVRGGVIGAAAVMGIIVGSSIPMFLGAMIVGPIAAWCMKKVDALFEGKIPVGFEMLVNNFSMGILGTILALLAYLVIAPAVMFISNALAAGVRSIVSLDLLPLANIFIEPGKVLFLNNAINHGVLAPIGVQQATEAGKSIIFMLESNPGPGLGILVAYWLAGKGMAKESAPGAIIIHFLGGIHEIYFPYILMNPKLILAAIAGGMTGTFTFSILGAGLVATPSPGSIFAYLAMTPKGGLFPMLTGVLLSSVASFVVAYLLLKFTKQNEAENGLEQAAAQTAALKGSKLKVDVVSSKKTVKKIVFACDAGMGSSAMGASILRSKIQKAGLQISVTNCAINDLPKDADIVITHESLTERARATLPNATHISIDDFLKSPEYDVLVEKLKA from the coding sequence ATGAGTGATTTTGTACAAGGTGCTACACAGACCGGCGCCCGCATGCATATCCAGCGAACCGGCCGTTTCTTAAGCGGAATGGTAATGCCCAACATTGGGGCCTTTATCACCTGGGGTCTTATTACTGCGCTCTTTATTCCGACGGGCTGGATCCCTAACGAGTCTTTTGCAAAGCTGGTCGGCCCCATGATTACCTACCTTTTGCCCCTGCTCATCGGCTATACGGGCGGAAAAATGGTTTATGATGTCCGGGGTGGTGTTATCGGCGCTGCGGCAGTCATGGGCATTATTGTTGGTTCCAGCATTCCCATGTTCCTTGGTGCCATGATTGTCGGACCTATCGCGGCCTGGTGCATGAAAAAAGTGGATGCCCTCTTTGAAGGCAAAATCCCTGTGGGCTTTGAGATGCTGGTGAACAACTTCTCCATGGGTATTTTGGGCACCATTTTAGCCCTGCTGGCTTACCTGGTCATTGCTCCTGCGGTCATGTTTATCTCGAATGCGCTGGCCGCCGGCGTTAGGTCCATCGTATCCTTGGATTTACTCCCCCTGGCAAACATTTTTATTGAACCTGGCAAGGTGCTTTTCTTGAACAATGCGATTAACCACGGGGTGCTTGCGCCAATTGGTGTACAGCAAGCTACAGAGGCGGGAAAATCTATCATCTTTATGCTGGAATCCAATCCCGGTCCGGGCCTTGGAATTTTGGTTGCATACTGGCTTGCAGGCAAGGGTATGGCAAAAGAGTCAGCCCCTGGTGCCATTATCATCCATTTCTTGGGCGGTATCCACGAGATTTATTTCCCCTATATACTGATGAATCCGAAACTGATCCTCGCGGCAATCGCTGGCGGTATGACAGGTACCTTTACCTTCTCCATCCTCGGCGCAGGCCTTGTGGCAACCCCCTCTCCGGGTTCTATTTTCGCCTATCTGGCTATGACCCCCAAAGGCGGCCTCTTCCCCATGCTGACCGGGGTACTGCTTTCTTCTGTAGCTTCATTCGTAGTGGCCTATCTGCTCCTTAAGTTTACCAAGCAGAACGAAGCTGAAAATGGTCTAGAACAAGCTGCTGCTCAGACTGCAGCTCTCAAGGGTTCCAAGCTCAAGGTCGATGTGGTATCTTCCAAAAAGACTGTAAAGAAAATCGTTTTTGCCTGCGACGCTGGTATGGGATCCAGCGCCATGGGTGCAAGCATACTCAGATCGAAAATACAGAAGGCGGGACTGCAGATTTCTGTTACCAATTGCGCGATTAATGATCTTCCGAAAGATGCGGATATCGTCATAACCCATGAATCTTTAACTGAACGGGCTCGTGCAACCCTGCCGAATGCAACGCACATTTCGATCGATGACTTTTTAAAGAGTCCTGAATACGATGTACTCGTGGAAAAACTAAAAGCATAA